From the Oryza glaberrima chromosome 5, OglaRS2, whole genome shotgun sequence genome, one window contains:
- the LOC127773015 gene encoding ATP-dependent 6-phosphofructokinase 6-like — protein sequence MEAATAVAAPIPAADAAAKALEKKLLDLELPPFPAPAKKAAAKVVAAAPKKKLAGGAGGYVLEDVPHLTDYLPNLPSFPNPLQNHPAYSVVKQYFVNADDTVAKKIVVHKGSARGTHFRRAGPRQRVFFQPDEVSAAIVTCGGLCPGLNTVIRELVCGLHDMYGVTSVVGIEGGYRGFYARNTVELTPRSVNGIHKRGGTVLGTSRGGQDTGKIVDSIQDRGINQVYIIGGDGTQKGAATIHAEVQRRGLKCAVVGVPKTIDNDIAVIDRSFGFDTAVEEAQRAINAAHVEAESAENGVGVVKLMGRNSGFIAMYATLASRDVDLCLIPESPFYLEGKGGLLEFAEKRLRENGHMVIVVAEGAGQDVIARSMRLADAHDASGNKVLLDVGLWLCAKIKDHFKKKANFPITLKYIDPTYMIRAVPSNASDNVYCSLLAHSAIHGAMAGYTGFTVAPVNGRHAYIPFYRITEKQNKVVITDRMWARVLCSTNQPCFLSTEDVEKAGQDDEEPIVPLVEGENSLVKAPPLLANAGDGAALCNGAA from the exons ATGGAGGCCGCCACGGCTGTCGCTGCTCCGATTCCGGCGGCGGATGCTGCCGCCAAGGCGCTGGAGAAGAAGCTCCTTGACCTGGAGTTGCCGCCGttcccggcgccggcgaagaagGCCGCCGCCAAGGTGGTCGCTGCTGCTCCCAAGAagaagctcgccggcggcgccggcgggtacGTCCTCGAGGACGTGCCCCACCTCACCGACTACCTCCCCaacctcccctccttccccaaCCCCCTCCAGAACCACCCCGCCTACTCCGTCGTCAA GCAGTACTTCGTGAACGCCGACGACACGGTGGCGAAGAAGATCGTGGTGCACAAGGGGAGCGCGCGGGGGACGCACTTCCGGCGAGCCGGGCCGCGGCAGCGGGTGTTCTTCCAGCCCGACGAGGTGTCGGCGGCTATCGTCACCTGCGGCGGGCTGTGCCCGGGCTTGAACACCGTCATCCGCGAGCTCGTCTGCGGCCTCCACGACATGTACGGCGTGACGAGCGTGGTGGGCATCGAGGGCGGGTACCGCGGGTTCTACGCGCGCAACACGGTGGAGCTCACCCCGCGCTCCGTCAACGGCATCCACAAGCGCGGCGGCACGGTGCTCGGCACGTCGCGCGGCGGCCAGGACACGGGCAAGATCGTCGACAGCATCCAGGACCGTGGCATCAACCAGGTGTACatcatcggcggcgacggcacgcAGAAGGGCGCGGCGACGATCCACGCCGAGGTGCAGCGGCGCGGGCTCAAGTGCGCGGTGGTCGGCGTCCCCAAGACGATCGACAACGACATCGCCGTGATCGACCGCTCGTTCGGGTTCGACACCGCCGTGGAGGAGGCCCAGCGCGCCATCAACGCCGCCCACGTCGAGGCCGAGAGCGCCGAgaacggcgtcggcgtcgtcaaGCTCATGGGGCGGAACAGCGGCTTCATCGCCATGTACGCCACGCTCGCCAGCCGCGACGTCGACCTGTGCCTCATCCCGGAGTCCCCCTTCTACCTCGAAGGCAAGGGCGGCCTCCTCGAGTTCGCCGAGAAGCGGCTGCGCGAGAACGGCCACATGGtgatcgtcgtcgccgagggcGCCGGCCAGGACGTGATCGCCAGGAGCATGCGCCTCGCCGACGCGCACGACGCGTCGGGCAACAAGGTGCTCCTCGACGTCGGCCTCTGGCTGTGCGCCAAGATCAAGGATCACTTCAAGAAGAAGGCGAATTTCCCCATCACGCTCAAGTACATCGACCCCACGTACATGATCCGCGCCGTGCCGTCCAACGCCTCCGACAACGTCTACTGCTCGCTGCTCGCCCACAGCGCCATCCATGGCGCCATGGCCGGGTACACCGGCTTCACCGTCGCACCCGTCAATGGCCGCCACGCCTACATCCCCTTCTAC AGGATCACGGAGAAGCAGAACAAGGTGGTCATCACGGACAGGATGTGGGCGAGGGTGCTCTGCTCGACGAACCAGCCGTGCTTCCTCAGCACGGAGGACGTCGAGAAGGCAGGGCAGGACGACGAGGAGCCGATCGTGCCGCTCGTCGAGGGCGAGAACTCGCTCGTcaaggcgccgccgctgctggccaacgccggcgatggcgccgccCTCTGCAACGGCGCCGCCTGA